The Panicum virgatum strain AP13 chromosome 5K, P.virgatum_v5, whole genome shotgun sequence genome has a window encoding:
- the LOC120709152 gene encoding long chain base biosynthesis protein 2d-like isoform X1 — protein sequence MVRLPYVTALTTLFSYGLLFAFGQLRDFFRRILDARKPSNLKGYAPICLGLEDFYTRRLYLRIQDCFGRPIASAPDAWFDVVERYSNDCNKTLHRTAKTSKCLNLGSYNYLGFAAADEYCTPRVIESLKKYSASTCSVRVDGGNTKLHTELEELVARFVGKPAAVLFGMGYVTNSAIIPALIGKGGLIISDSLNHNSIVNGARGSGATVRVFQHNNPAHLEEVLREQIAGGQPRTHRAWKKIIVIVEGIYSMEGELCKLPEVISVCKKYKAYTYLDEAHSIGAVGKTGRGVCELLGVDPADVDIMMGTFTKSFGSCGGYIAASKEIIHHLKHTCPAHIYATSMSPPAVQQVISAIKVILGEDGTNRGAKKLAQIRENSNFFRSELQKMGFEVLGDNDSPVMPIMLYNPAKIPAFSRECLRQNVAVVTVAFPATPLLLARARICISASHSREDLIKGLEVISKVGDLVGIKYFPVEQEKTAVVEKQKKIQ from the exons atgGTGCGGCTCCCGTACGTGACCGCGCTCACCACGCTCTTCAGCTACGGCCTCCTCTTCGCCTTCGGCCAGctgcgcgacttcttccgcagGATCCTCGACGCCCGCAAGCCCAGCAACCTCAAG GGTTACGCGCCGATATGCTTGGGCCTCGAGGATTTCTACACGCGCCGTCTCTATCTCCGCATCCAG GACTGCTTTGGCCGGCCAATTGCAAGTGCGCCAGATGCTTGGTTTGATGTGGTTGAGCGTTACTCAAATGACTGCAACAAGACACTACA TCGAACCGCAAAAACATCCAAATGCCTTAATTTGGGTTCCTACAACTACCTTGGTTTTGCTGCGGCTGATGAGTACTGCACCCCTCGTGTTATTGAGTCACTGAAGAAGTACTCTGCAAGCACGTGCAGTGTTCGAGTTGATGGAG GTAACACTAAGTTGCACACTGAGCTTGAAGAACTGGTTGCGAGATTTGTTGGCAAGCCTGCAGCAGTTCTTTTTGGCATGGGCTATGTGACAAATTCTGCTATCATTCCTGCTCTAATTGGGAAG GGAGGCCTGATAATAAGTGATTCATTGAACCATAATTCTATAGTCAATGGAGCTAGGGGTTCAGGGGCCACCGTTCGTGTTTTTCAACATAACA ATCCTGCTCATTTGGAAGAGGTATTGAGAGAGCAGATTGCGGGAGGGCAGCCTCGTACACACAGAGCATGGAAGAAGATCATTGTGATTGTTGAGGGAATTTATAGCATGGAGGGGGAGCTATGCAAACTCCCAGAGGTTATTTCTGTATGCAAGAAATACAAG GCTTACACATATTTAGACGAGGCACACAGTATTGGAGCAGTTGGGAAAACAGGGAGAGGTGTATGCGAGCTACTGGGAGTGGATCCAGCTGATGTTGACATTATGATGGGTACATTTACGAAATCATTTGGATCATGCGGAGGTTACATCGCAGCATCAAAG GAGATTATTCATCATCTAAAGCATACATGCCCAGCTCACATTTATGCAACATCAATGTCACCTCCAGCGGTCCAGCAAGTCATTTCAGCTATAAAGGTTATCTTGGGAGAAGATGGAACTAACAGAG GGGCCAAGAAACTTGCTCAGATTCGAGAGAACAGCAATTTCTTTCGGTCAGAGCTTCAGAAAATGGGTTTTGAGGTTCTTGGGGATAATGACTCACCCGTCATGCCTATCATGCTTTACAATCCTGCTAAAATTCCTGCATTTTCAAGGGAGTGCCTGAGGCAAAAT GTTGCTGTTGTTACTGTTGCATTTCCTGCCACTCCACTTCTACTTGCAAGAGCTAGGATATGTATCTCAGCTTCCCACTCCAGGGAAGATCTCATTAAAGGATTAGAG GTGATCAGCAAAGTTGGTGATCTCGTGGGTATCAAATACTTCCCGGTTGAGCAAGAAAAGACTGCAGTTGTTGAGAAACAGAAGAAGATCCAATGA
- the LOC120709152 gene encoding long chain base biosynthesis protein 2d-like isoform X2, which translates to MVRLPYVTALTTLFSYGLLFAFGQLRDFFRRILDARKPSNLKGYAPICLGLEDFYTRRLYLRIQDCFGRPIASAPDAWFDVVERYSNDCNKTLHRTAKTSKCLNLGSYNYLGFAAADEYCTPRVIESLKKYSASTCSVRVDGGNTKLHTELEELVARFVGKPAAVLFGMGYVTNSAIIPALIGKAYTYLDEAHSIGAVGKTGRGVCELLGVDPADVDIMMGTFTKSFGSCGGYIAASKEIIHHLKHTCPAHIYATSMSPPAVQQVISAIKVILGEDGTNRGAKKLAQIRENSNFFRSELQKMGFEVLGDNDSPVMPIMLYNPAKIPAFSRECLRQNVAVVTVAFPATPLLLARARICISASHSREDLIKGLEVISKVGDLVGIKYFPVEQEKTAVVEKQKKIQ; encoded by the exons atgGTGCGGCTCCCGTACGTGACCGCGCTCACCACGCTCTTCAGCTACGGCCTCCTCTTCGCCTTCGGCCAGctgcgcgacttcttccgcagGATCCTCGACGCCCGCAAGCCCAGCAACCTCAAG GGTTACGCGCCGATATGCTTGGGCCTCGAGGATTTCTACACGCGCCGTCTCTATCTCCGCATCCAG GACTGCTTTGGCCGGCCAATTGCAAGTGCGCCAGATGCTTGGTTTGATGTGGTTGAGCGTTACTCAAATGACTGCAACAAGACACTACA TCGAACCGCAAAAACATCCAAATGCCTTAATTTGGGTTCCTACAACTACCTTGGTTTTGCTGCGGCTGATGAGTACTGCACCCCTCGTGTTATTGAGTCACTGAAGAAGTACTCTGCAAGCACGTGCAGTGTTCGAGTTGATGGAG GTAACACTAAGTTGCACACTGAGCTTGAAGAACTGGTTGCGAGATTTGTTGGCAAGCCTGCAGCAGTTCTTTTTGGCATGGGCTATGTGACAAATTCTGCTATCATTCCTGCTCTAATTGGGAAG GCTTACACATATTTAGACGAGGCACACAGTATTGGAGCAGTTGGGAAAACAGGGAGAGGTGTATGCGAGCTACTGGGAGTGGATCCAGCTGATGTTGACATTATGATGGGTACATTTACGAAATCATTTGGATCATGCGGAGGTTACATCGCAGCATCAAAG GAGATTATTCATCATCTAAAGCATACATGCCCAGCTCACATTTATGCAACATCAATGTCACCTCCAGCGGTCCAGCAAGTCATTTCAGCTATAAAGGTTATCTTGGGAGAAGATGGAACTAACAGAG GGGCCAAGAAACTTGCTCAGATTCGAGAGAACAGCAATTTCTTTCGGTCAGAGCTTCAGAAAATGGGTTTTGAGGTTCTTGGGGATAATGACTCACCCGTCATGCCTATCATGCTTTACAATCCTGCTAAAATTCCTGCATTTTCAAGGGAGTGCCTGAGGCAAAAT GTTGCTGTTGTTACTGTTGCATTTCCTGCCACTCCACTTCTACTTGCAAGAGCTAGGATATGTATCTCAGCTTCCCACTCCAGGGAAGATCTCATTAAAGGATTAGAG GTGATCAGCAAAGTTGGTGATCTCGTGGGTATCAAATACTTCCCGGTTGAGCAAGAAAAGACTGCAGTTGTTGAGAAACAGAAGAAGATCCAATGA